The window CTGGTCTTGCTAACCTCATGCAGACATGAGCTAAACCTTCATTCTCCattccaaaatcaaaagtcCACCGCCACACGTTGGTACAAGTTCGCTGGCAACCTCGGAGTAGCAACCGCCTCCAACGGAGTGCCCATGAAGGTGACCACGCCCGGTCTCTCTGCAATGTTGATGTCTTCTGGGTTCACCCCTCTCGGAGGAGCCCATGTGAACTGGTGCAGAAGGCGGCCTAGCATTCCCGTCACCATATCGAGCCCTAGTTGCGCTCCCGGGCATATTCTCCTTCCAGCACCAAAGGGTAGAAGCCTAAAATCGTGTCCTTTTATGTCAACATCATCCTCAAGGAACCTCTCGGGGCGAAACTCCAAGGGGTTCTTCCACACCTCAGGGTCACGTGCAACTGCCCACACGTTGACGTGCACGGTTGAGCCCTTGGGGATGTCGTACCCTCCGACCTTGACATTGGTGCTGGCACGGTGAGGAAGCATGAGTGGGGTTGGAGGGTGTAATCGGAGTGATTCCTTGGCCACACACCGTAGGTAGGGAAGGTTCGCGAAGTCCAATTCTGTCATCACACGTTCAGTTCCAATGACGCGATCGAGCTCTTCTTGAACCTTCTGTAGGACCCTCGGGTTCTTGATCAACTCTGCCATGGCCCATTCCACAGATATCGCAGTGGTGTCCATTCCAGCATGGATCATGTCCTGTAAGTTTATCAAAACAGAGCAATAAGTATTAAGGCTCAGCTCTACACAGATACATTCCTTATATTCTAACCATGATCATCGTGCATCAGGATGTTTTGAGTACGCAGATGAACATGAACTCACCCAGAGAAGGCCAATGATGGTGTCATCGGTCAGATCATATTTCTCCTTGAGTGTCAGCAATGCATCACAAAAGTGCTGCTTGGCTCCTCCAGTTTTCTGGCGAGCAACGTTGTGGTCTTCCATGATTTCTCGTGTGAGGCGATCCCTGCGTGCTGCGTGTTTTGCAAAGTCTTCTTCGTTCAGAGGGAACAACCACCGGAGCCACGGAACGTGCTCAGCAATGGGGCGGGAGGCACCGAGCCTCAACCTGTTGTCAGCGATGGACCTCATCTCCTCTCCTTGCTTGTGTATTCTCCCCTCGGTATCCACATATCTCTTCCCGAACGCAATTCTGGTGATGTTGTTGAATGACACTGCTCCTAGATATTTTCTTAGCAGCAAGCTCTTAGCTGAGTTTCCTGCACAAATTGCAATTAACATTAAGCACTGGAGAAAACACCAAAAAGTTGAAGAAATCAACAACAATATGAAATGTATCGCTCATTATATACTTGCCGATGGATCCATAATCTGAGTCTAAGGTATGCTGCTGCTGAAACAATCAAAAGTAAAACGCAAAATTCTCCTTTAATTTCTGCAAAATGTGATCTAAATCATACAGCTTCTATCTAACCAAGAGACTATGGTCGTCAAAGATTCAAACAATTAACGGTTCAACATAATCAATGAACTGCGATGGTAAATCTAGAGTGAATTTAGCGATTAACTTAATATCAATCCAATCCAGATCCTAATCAGGTATTCGCgttcaaaattaattgattcagCTTAGTCAAAATTGTTGACTTAGAACAGAACAGTAACCAAATCTGGATCACCAATCccaaaacaatgaaaaaatcGAAGGATCTAGGTTTACAAAGACGAGCTGAGACATACCAGGGGCGGTGCAATCATTGTAGATAGACTCAACCATGGCGGAGACCTCATCCTCCCGAATAGGCCGCAGCGACTCAAGGCTCTTAGCGGAGAAGAGCGCGACGGTGCAGACCTTGCGCACCTTGACGTAGTGAGGGCCATAGTCCGCCCAAATGAGGTCCTGGCCGTACTTGGTGAGCCTGGTGGCGGTGCGGCTGCGGTAGCGGTCGGCCAGCTGCTGATCCTTCTCCTTGAGAACCTCCTTGGCGAGCTCGGTGCTGGAAACGACGATGTTGAGAGTGGATCCGAACCAGACGGATATGATTGGGCCGTAGGAGTTGGCCCAATCGGCGAAGCAGCGGAACTGGAGCGGCTTGACGTCGTAGAGGTTGCCGACGATAGGCCAGGGGCGGGGGCCGGGGGGGAGGCGGAAGCGGAGGCGGTAGTAGAGGGTgtggaggaggaagaagaaggggagggagaggaggaggagagcgAGAGGCGCCATTGTTGAGATTGAGGGAAAAGATGAAGCAGCGGTGGATTTGTAATATAGTGGGAAATATGTGACTATGTGAGCAGGTGTTGAAGGGTAGTTGGAAACTGTCATAAATTCCcacgttttttatttttgctgaACTAACACTAGTAGTTGggtaaaagaaagaagaaaaatcaaatatggATGTTGGGTTTAGGTCTACTCATATAAATTGGAGATTGTGATTAGGTGGATCAGGGagtcaattatatatttcattctaTAAGATTAGATACGTACAACTATATTTGTAGTTACTCATCACTCCATCATTAATACTTCACTAGTGTTATCATTAATACTTCACTAGTGTTAATACCTGTGCATAAGCGAGCGAGAAGATTtttcaataatgaaaatatattaacttaaaataaaaaatatagagtaattaagtataaaatatatttatagataagaactaattaaaataggtatttgcaatattataaataacaacaaaaaatattttcgattGTACTTCTTTCAACCCACTCAAtgaacatttcatattttagcagatgattgtattttattttaatatttgatatgggtgtataaaataaaagaaataacaaaggAGGACTGTgtgatgaaatgaaataagacatacaaataaagaaaaatgtaatactactattcacaaaagaattaaaaaaagcaAACTATTTGAAGGAACAAATAGTTCACCAGTTTgattaacaaaatcaactcaattataattatgtgtaattctagtaatttaaatataaatatatttataaattatatatattgaatataaatatatatttataatgattttcaacatatttaattaaactaatatattatatataaaattgtatattacataacaacaacaat is drawn from Salvia hispanica cultivar TCC Black 2014 chromosome 6, UniMelb_Shisp_WGS_1.0, whole genome shotgun sequence and contains these coding sequences:
- the LOC125194318 gene encoding cytochrome P450 98A2-like — encoded protein: MAPLALLLLSLPFFFLLHTLYYRLRFRLPPGPRPWPIVGNLYDVKPLQFRCFADWANSYGPIISVWFGSTLNIVVSSTELAKEVLKEKDQQLADRYRSRTATRLTKYGQDLIWADYGPHYVKVRKVCTVALFSAKSLESLRPIREDEVSAMVESIYNDCTAPGNSAKSLLLRKYLGAVSFNNITRIAFGKRYVDTEGRIHKQGEEMRSIADNRLRLGASRPIAEHVPWLRWLFPLNEEDFAKHAARRDRLTREIMEDHNVARQKTGGAKQHFCDALLTLKEKYDLTDDTIIGLLWDMIHAGMDTTAISVEWAMAELIKNPRVLQKVQEELDRVIGTERVMTELDFANLPYLRCVAKESLRLHPPTPLMLPHRASTNVKVGGYDIPKGSTVHVNVWAVARDPEVWKNPLEFRPERFLEDDVDIKGHDFRLLPFGAGRRICPGAQLGLDMVTGMLGRLLHQFTWAPPRGVNPEDINIAERPGVVTFMGTPLEAVATPRLPANLYQRVAVDF